From a region of the Myroides sp. JBRI-B21084 genome:
- the yihA gene encoding ribosome biogenesis GTP-binding protein YihA/YsxC, giving the protein MKINTAEFVISNSDVKKCPTEPIPEYAFIGRSNVGKSSLINMLTNNKNLAKTSSKPGKTQLINHFKINSNWFLVDLPGYGYAKVSKSTKAVFQKFITAYFEKREQLVSAFVLVDIRHEAQKIDLEFINYLGESGVPFGIIFTKADKISKGAIQKHTAAYTKALLANGWEEMPPYFVTSSESELGKDEVLNYIDQINQDIFKNNSFV; this is encoded by the coding sequence ATGAAGATTAACACAGCAGAATTTGTTATAAGCAATTCCGATGTAAAGAAATGTCCTACAGAACCTATACCTGAATATGCTTTTATTGGGCGTTCTAATGTGGGGAAATCTTCATTAATTAACATGCTTACCAATAATAAAAATTTAGCTAAAACATCAAGTAAACCAGGAAAAACGCAGTTAATTAATCATTTTAAAATTAATAGCAATTGGTTTTTGGTAGATTTGCCTGGTTACGGTTATGCAAAAGTTTCTAAATCAACCAAAGCAGTTTTTCAAAAATTTATTACAGCTTATTTTGAAAAACGCGAACAATTGGTAAGTGCTTTTGTTTTGGTAGATATACGCCACGAAGCTCAAAAAATTGATTTAGAGTTTATAAATTACTTAGGTGAAAGTGGTGTGCCCTTTGGAATAATTTTCACAAAAGCCGATAAAATTAGTAAAGGTGCTATACAAAAACATACTGCAGCTTATACAAAAGCGTTGTTAGCAAATGGCTGGGAAGAAATGCCGCCTTATTTTGTTACTTCGTCTGAAAGTGAATTAGGTAAAGATGAAGTGTTGAATTACATTGATCAAATTAATCAAGATATATTTAAAAACAACAGTTTTGTTTAA
- a CDS encoding thioredoxin family protein, protein MSKFGDLINSTIPVLIQFTAEHNPECEQMQQIIEEVALEMGNKLTIINIDTVKNPELVDALRIKSAPTLMVYKNGAMVWRQSGITDKNSLVMIAKAFN, encoded by the coding sequence ATGTCTAAATTTGGCGATTTAATAAACTCTACTATTCCGGTTTTAATTCAGTTTACAGCCGAACACAACCCCGAATGCGAGCAAATGCAGCAAATTATAGAAGAAGTAGCTCTAGAAATGGGAAACAAACTTACCATTATTAACATAGATACAGTTAAAAACCCTGAATTGGTTGATGCTTTACGAATAAAATCGGCACCCACATTAATGGTTTACAAAAACGGCGCAATGGTTTGGCGCCAATCGGGTATTACCGATAAAAATTCGTTGGTAATGATTGCGAAAGCTTTTAATTAA
- a CDS encoding FtsL-like putative cell division protein yields the protein MDINNIIKAKFLVEGQSLKNWLFIICIVFWTLVVIANNHLYEQKMIKAKELTEQVKELRSEFVDKRSELMQLRMESNISVQMQQSQILPSTVPPKKIKVVVEKQKKWFEIWE from the coding sequence ATGGATATTAACAATATTATAAAAGCAAAATTTTTGGTTGAAGGACAATCGTTAAAAAATTGGCTTTTTATAATATGTATTGTTTTCTGGACACTTGTAGTAATTGCAAACAATCATTTATACGAACAAAAAATGATTAAAGCAAAAGAACTAACCGAACAAGTAAAAGAATTACGTTCTGAATTTGTTGATAAACGATCTGAATTGATGCAATTACGTATGGAATCGAACATTTCGGTACAAATGCAACAAAGTCAAATACTACCTTCAACCGTTCCACCTAAAAAAATAAAAGTGGTTGTTGAAAAACAAAAAAAATGGTTTGAAATATGGGAATAG
- a CDS encoding UDP-N-acetylmuramoyl-L-alanyl-D-glutamate--2,6-diaminopimelate ligase — protein sequence MKQLKDILYKVSIDAVKGPTNVDVAAIVFDSRKITPNCVFVAQKGTVTNGHDYIDLAIANGASVIVYEDEPQNIASNITYVQVSNANKALAQIAANFYNNPSEKLALVGITGTNGKTTIATLLHQLFTKAGYKVGLLSTVKILVGTNEYPATHTTPDSVAINSYLNQMVQAGCTHCFMEVSSHGIAQERTYALAFKGGIFTNLSHDHLDYHKTFAEYRNVKKSFFDSLAKTSFAISNADDKNGAYMLQNCSAKKITYSIQNVADVHAKIIESQFNGMLLNINNQEIWVQLIGKFNALNLLAIYATATQLGLTSEEVLVLLSTLKSVSGRFQFIVSKTKITAIVDYAHTPDALENVLKTISEIRTFNEQLITVVGCGGNRDKEKRPVMGRIATEMSDSVIFTSDNPRNEDPYQILKEIEAGVEPQNTNRYLTIEDRHQAIKTACKMATNGDIILIAGKGHEDYQEIKGVKHHFNDLEEVSKFLNEFNK from the coding sequence TTGAAACAATTAAAAGACATATTATACAAAGTATCTATTGATGCTGTAAAGGGACCTACAAATGTAGATGTTGCCGCTATTGTTTTTGATTCTAGAAAAATTACACCAAATTGTGTTTTTGTGGCGCAAAAAGGCACCGTTACTAATGGTCATGATTACATTGATTTAGCAATTGCAAACGGTGCGTCTGTTATTGTTTACGAAGATGAACCACAAAATATTGCATCAAATATAACCTACGTACAAGTAAGCAACGCCAACAAGGCCTTAGCGCAAATTGCAGCTAATTTTTACAACAATCCGTCAGAAAAATTAGCACTTGTAGGTATTACAGGCACAAATGGCAAAACCACCATTGCAACTTTATTACACCAGTTATTTACAAAAGCGGGTTATAAAGTAGGTTTGCTATCAACCGTAAAAATATTAGTTGGTACAAATGAGTATCCAGCAACACATACCACTCCAGATTCAGTTGCTATAAACAGCTATTTAAACCAAATGGTTCAAGCGGGTTGTACCCATTGTTTTATGGAAGTTAGTTCGCACGGCATTGCACAAGAACGCACGTATGCATTAGCTTTTAAAGGAGGAATCTTTACAAATTTATCGCACGATCATTTAGATTATCATAAAACATTTGCAGAGTATCGTAATGTAAAAAAATCATTTTTCGATTCACTCGCTAAAACATCTTTTGCCATCAGTAATGCCGATGATAAAAATGGTGCTTATATGTTGCAAAATTGCTCTGCAAAAAAAATCACATACAGTATTCAAAACGTGGCAGATGTACACGCTAAAATTATTGAAAGCCAATTCAATGGAATGCTGTTAAATATTAACAACCAAGAAATATGGGTGCAGCTAATTGGCAAGTTTAACGCATTAAATTTATTAGCAATATATGCAACTGCAACCCAATTAGGCTTAACCAGCGAAGAGGTTCTGGTGCTTTTAAGCACCTTAAAAAGTGTATCGGGTCGGTTCCAGTTCATTGTTTCTAAAACAAAAATTACAGCTATTGTAGATTATGCACACACTCCTGATGCTTTAGAAAATGTACTGAAAACAATTTCTGAAATTAGAACTTTTAACGAACAATTAATTACTGTGGTGGGTTGCGGTGGCAATCGTGATAAAGAAAAAAGACCCGTAATGGGAAGAATTGCAACTGAAATGAGCGATTCTGTAATTTTTACATCAGACAACCCAAGAAACGAAGATCCTTACCAAATTTTAAAGGAAATTGAAGCAGGTGTTGAACCGCAAAACACCAATCGATACCTTACCATTGAAGACCGTCATCAGGCTATAAAAACGGCTTGTAAAATGGCAACAAATGGCGATATTATTTTAATTGCTGGTAAAGGACACGAAGATTATCAAGAAATTAAAGGGGTAAAACACCACTTTAACGATTTAGAAGAAGTTAGCAAGTTTTTAAACGAATTCAACAAATAA
- the mraZ gene encoding division/cell wall cluster transcriptional repressor MraZ yields MQPIVGTYECKIDTKGRVLVPAALKKQLTTVEEGFVLKRSIYEKCIELWPMTEWNGMMQKLNELNRFNRKADTFIRKFMAGVKIVEIDDAGRLQINKDLIEFAHISKEVVFSSKINLIEIWDKDLYEQIINNEDTDFGDLAEEVMGSTTNYGA; encoded by the coding sequence ATGCAACCAATAGTAGGTACATATGAATGTAAAATTGACACCAAAGGAAGGGTGTTGGTACCTGCTGCGTTAAAAAAACAACTAACAACTGTTGAAGAAGGTTTTGTTTTAAAACGATCGATTTACGAAAAATGCATTGAATTATGGCCTATGACTGAATGGAATGGAATGATGCAAAAGTTAAATGAATTAAACCGTTTTAATCGTAAAGCAGACACCTTTATTCGAAAATTCATGGCGGGTGTAAAAATAGTTGAAATTGACGACGCTGGACGCCTACAGATTAATAAAGATTTAATTGAATTTGCACATATTTCTAAAGAAGTTGTTTTTTCATCGAAAATAAACCTAATTGAAATTTGGGATAAAGATTTATACGAACAAATTATTAATAATGAAGATACTGATTTTGGTGATTTAGCCGAAGAAGTAATGGGATCAACAACAAATTATGGAGCATAA
- a CDS encoding metallophosphoesterase, whose protein sequence is MIKTLLFLFLGLVVLGEIYTCVLIYRLTEKRMAVFAYLLLLITIVVSIFMYFKSFDRSAGQTSENMHVTALILLFVLPKLLFSIPLFFEDIVRFSYWIYQKIFLVNTTTITRSSWLLKISLPAAILLALSIVYGVFFGKYNFQVREETIAFNDLPKSFDGLKILQISDLHVGSWDNKAAIEKGIELINKQEYDLLLFTGDFVNTLATESDPWIGLLQKIKTPKYGKHAVLGNHDYGEYVTWKTAAAKEANFKQIKHNIVKSGFNLLLNENIVIKNNNDSIFLLGVENWGKNFKKAGDLNKTSQNVPANAFKIVMSHDPSHWDAEIVNHPQKYQLTLSGHTHGMQFGFKIPKVIEWSPAKYVYPEWGGLYNKGQQYIYVNRGFGFHAYSGRVGIWPEITLLELKKSK, encoded by the coding sequence ATGATTAAAACCCTTTTATTTTTATTTCTTGGTTTAGTGGTGTTAGGTGAAATATATACATGTGTACTTATTTACCGTTTAACCGAAAAAAGAATGGCCGTTTTTGCCTATTTACTTTTACTTATTACCATTGTGGTTAGCATTTTTATGTATTTTAAAAGTTTTGACAGAAGCGCTGGGCAAACATCAGAAAACATGCACGTTACCGCCTTAATTTTGTTATTTGTTTTACCCAAATTATTATTTAGTATTCCGTTGTTTTTTGAAGATATTGTTCGATTTTCATATTGGATATACCAAAAAATATTTTTAGTAAACACAACAACAATAACACGTAGCAGTTGGTTGCTAAAAATTAGTTTACCTGCTGCTATACTATTAGCACTATCTATTGTTTATGGCGTTTTTTTTGGAAAATACAATTTTCAGGTAAGAGAAGAAACCATTGCTTTTAACGATTTACCGAAAAGTTTTGACGGTTTAAAAATTTTACAAATATCTGATTTACACGTTGGTAGTTGGGACAACAAAGCAGCCATTGAAAAAGGTATTGAATTAATTAACAAACAAGAATATGACTTATTGCTTTTTACAGGTGATTTTGTAAATACTTTAGCTACTGAATCGGACCCTTGGATTGGACTTTTACAAAAAATTAAAACACCAAAATACGGTAAACATGCCGTTTTAGGCAATCATGATTACGGCGAATATGTTACTTGGAAAACTGCAGCAGCTAAAGAAGCTAACTTTAAACAAATAAAACATAACATTGTAAAAAGCGGATTTAATTTATTGCTTAACGAAAACATAGTAATTAAAAACAACAACGATTCTATATTTTTATTAGGAGTTGAAAACTGGGGAAAAAACTTTAAAAAAGCGGGCGACTTAAACAAAACATCCCAAAACGTACCTGCTAATGCTTTTAAAATTGTAATGTCGCATGATCCTTCCCATTGGGATGCCGAAATTGTAAATCATCCACAAAAATACCAATTAACATTATCGGGCCATACACACGGCATGCAATTTGGCTTTAAAATACCAAAAGTAATAGAATGGAGCCCCGCAAAATATGTGTATCCAGAATGGGGTGGCTTATACAATAAAGGGCAACAATATATTTATGTAAACCGCGGCTTTGGGTTTCACGCATATTCTGGTCGTGTTGGCATTTGGCCAGAAATTACGTTATTAGAATTAAAAAAAAGCAAATAA
- the mraY gene encoding phospho-N-acetylmuramoyl-pentapeptide-transferase — protein MLYYLLKYLDGMFDFPGSALYQFITFRSGMAFILSLMVSTIFGKKIISYLRKQQIGETVRELGLEGQNEKAGTPTMGGVIIIMATLIPVLLLARLENIYVLVLILTTIWMGVIGFLDDYIKVFKKDKEGLKGKFKVVGQIGLGIIVGSIFYFHPNITVRDTPSILLETGVTSKFDIKSTTTTIPFFKDNEFNYGQLISWMGDGYENYIWLIFIPIVIFIVTAVSNGANLTDGIDGLAAGTSAIAVVALGIFAFVSGNFILANYLNIMYIPNSGEMTVFIAAFVGALVGFLWYNAFPAQVFMGDTGSLTIGGIIAVLAIAVRKEMLIPVLCGIFLAENLSVVMQVTYFKYTKRKYGEGRRILLMSPLHHHYQKKGYHESKIVTRFWIVGIFLAIFCVVSLKLR, from the coding sequence ATGTTGTACTACTTATTAAAATATTTAGATGGCATGTTCGATTTTCCAGGATCGGCATTGTATCAATTCATTACCTTTCGTTCAGGTATGGCATTTATATTGTCGTTAATGGTATCAACCATATTCGGTAAAAAAATCATTAGCTATTTGCGCAAGCAACAAATTGGCGAAACTGTACGTGAATTAGGTTTAGAAGGGCAAAACGAAAAAGCTGGTACACCAACCATGGGAGGTGTTATCATTATTATGGCAACTTTAATACCAGTGTTGCTACTTGCAAGATTAGAAAACATCTATGTTTTGGTGTTAATCTTAACCACCATTTGGATGGGAGTTATTGGCTTTTTAGACGATTACATTAAAGTTTTTAAGAAAGATAAAGAAGGTTTAAAAGGTAAATTTAAAGTAGTTGGCCAAATTGGGTTAGGAATTATTGTTGGATCAATTTTCTACTTTCACCCTAATATTACAGTACGTGATACACCAAGTATTTTATTAGAAACAGGTGTTACTAGTAAGTTTGATATTAAATCAACCACAACCACCATTCCATTTTTTAAAGACAACGAATTTAATTACGGTCAACTTATTTCGTGGATGGGCGATGGTTACGAAAACTACATTTGGCTAATTTTTATACCAATTGTAATATTTATTGTAACAGCCGTATCAAATGGTGCCAATTTAACCGACGGTATTGACGGTTTAGCTGCTGGTACATCGGCAATTGCAGTTGTGGCTTTAGGTATTTTTGCGTTTGTATCAGGTAACTTTATATTAGCAAACTACCTTAACATTATGTATATACCAAACTCGGGCGAAATGACTGTTTTTATAGCCGCCTTTGTAGGTGCATTGGTTGGTTTTTTATGGTACAATGCTTTTCCTGCGCAAGTTTTTATGGGCGATACCGGAAGTTTAACAATTGGCGGTATTATAGCTGTACTTGCAATTGCAGTGCGTAAAGAAATGTTAATACCGGTTTTGTGCGGAATATTTTTAGCCGAAAATTTATCAGTAGTAATGCAAGTAACATATTTTAAATATACCAAACGTAAGTATGGCGAAGGTCGTCGCATTTTATTAATGTCGCCCCTACATCATCATTACCAGAAAAAGGGATATCACGAAAGTAAAATCGTAACTCGTTTTTGGATTGTAGGTATATTTTTGGCCATTTTTTGTGTAGTATCATTAAAATTAAGATAA
- a CDS encoding alpha/beta fold hydrolase, whose protein sequence is MERNIIEEGKFRYIEIGEGTPIVILHGLMGGLSNFDGVANYFPKKGYKVVLPELPIYTLNILKTNIKAFAKFVHDFVKHKQYEKIILLGNSLGGHIALYYTKMHPEFVEALVITGSSGLYESAMGDSYPRRGDYEFIKKKAEDVFYDPAVATKEIVDDVFNTVNDRIKLIKTLTIAKSAIRHNMAKDLPKMQTKTCIIWGKNDIVTPPNVANEFHELLPDSDLFWIDKCGHAAMMEHPDEFNNILDNWFTQRNIK, encoded by the coding sequence ATGGAGCGAAACATAATAGAAGAAGGAAAATTTAGATACATTGAAATTGGTGAAGGAACACCAATTGTTATTTTACACGGTTTAATGGGTGGGTTAAGTAATTTTGATGGAGTAGCCAATTACTTTCCTAAAAAAGGATATAAAGTGGTTTTACCAGAATTACCAATTTATACTTTAAATATTTTAAAAACAAACATTAAAGCGTTTGCAAAATTTGTACACGATTTTGTGAAGCATAAACAGTATGAAAAAATAATTTTATTGGGCAATTCATTAGGGGGGCATATTGCTTTGTATTACACTAAAATGCATCCAGAATTTGTTGAAGCTTTAGTAATTACGGGAAGTTCTGGTTTATATGAAAGCGCAATGGGCGATTCGTATCCTAGACGTGGTGATTACGAATTTATAAAGAAAAAAGCGGAAGATGTGTTTTACGACCCAGCAGTAGCAACCAAAGAAATTGTTGATGATGTTTTTAATACGGTGAACGATCGTATAAAATTAATTAAAACATTAACTATTGCTAAAAGTGCAATACGCCACAACATGGCTAAAGATTTGCCTAAAATGCAAACCAAAACGTGTATTATTTGGGGTAAAAATGATATTGTTACACCACCAAATGTGGCAAATGAATTTCATGAATTGTTGCCCGATTCTGATTTGTTTTGGATTGATAAATGTGGGCATGCAGCAATGATGGAACATCCCGACGAATTTAACAATATATTAGATAATTGGTTTACCCAACGAAATATTAAATAA
- the rsmH gene encoding 16S rRNA (cytosine(1402)-N(4))-methyltransferase RsmH — MEHNEYHNPVLLTETVDGLNIKPDGVYVDVTFGGGGHSKEIMRRLGPNGKLFAFDQDTDALANALNDERFVLINENFRFLKRFLRVYGIKQVDGILGDFGVSSHQFDVAERGFSTRFVADLDMRMNQNNSLSAYEVINNYDEAALSKMFFEYGELNNARGLAAAIVAARKTEDLKNSEQLKKVLARFLPAHKSNKILAQIYQAIRIEVNQEMDVLKEFLEQALELLKPGGRLSVISYHSLEDRLVKRFIKNGMFVGEPERDFFGKFNVPLKAIGKLIVPTEEEIKQNNRARSAKLRIAEKN; from the coding sequence ATGGAGCATAACGAATACCACAACCCCGTACTTTTAACAGAAACAGTAGACGGTTTAAACATTAAACCCGATGGTGTTTATGTAGACGTAACTTTTGGTGGCGGCGGTCATTCAAAAGAAATTATGCGCCGTTTAGGACCTAATGGAAAATTATTTGCTTTTGACCAAGATACCGATGCGCTTGCAAACGCCCTTAATGATGAGCGTTTTGTATTGATTAACGAAAACTTTAGATTCCTTAAACGCTTTTTACGCGTGTACGGAATTAAACAAGTTGATGGTATTTTGGGTGATTTTGGTGTATCATCGCATCAGTTCGACGTGGCTGAAAGAGGATTCTCAACACGATTTGTTGCCGATTTAGACATGCGTATGAATCAAAACAACAGCCTTTCGGCTTACGAAGTAATAAATAATTATGACGAAGCCGCTTTAAGTAAAATGTTTTTTGAATACGGCGAATTAAACAACGCTCGTGGTTTGGCTGCAGCAATTGTTGCCGCACGTAAAACCGAAGATTTAAAAAATTCTGAACAATTAAAAAAAGTACTAGCACGCTTTTTACCCGCACATAAAAGCAACAAAATACTTGCCCAAATTTATCAAGCCATTCGTATAGAAGTTAATCAAGAAATGGATGTGCTTAAAGAATTTTTAGAACAAGCACTAGAGCTGTTAAAACCGGGGGGGCGTTTAAGCGTAATTTCTTATCACTCATTAGAAGACCGGCTAGTAAAACGCTTTATAAAAAACGGCATGTTTGTAGGCGAACCAGAACGCGATTTTTTTGGAAAATTTAATGTACCATTAAAAGCAATTGGTAAGTTAATAGTACCTACCGAAGAAGAAATAAAACAAAACAACAGAGCACGAAGTGCCAAATTAAGAATAGCAGAAAAAAATTAA
- a CDS encoding penicillin-binding protein translates to MGIAKNENNRIYYVFFGMLTIGIAIFIKLSIIQFKEGEQWRSKADSLTIKDEIIPANRGNIYSADGSLLATSIPKYTIYFDPMAPSTENFEKYIEPFSDSLAHLLQKKSASAYKSYFRKARSNKKRYIHIATKLSYSQYMKLKSFPLFNLGKYKGGMIVNQVHVREYPMGMIANRTIGYERINDDRTITRKGIEAAFTDYLTGKEGRRKVQKMSKNLWKPIRDENEIEPKDGYDITTTIDVYIQDIAHHALLSSLQYYEADHGTVVVMETNTGQIKAISNLGKIGDGSYRETVNYAVLERHDPGSTFKLASYLALLDDEKADTATVYDTHNGIVMFSGRKVRDSNHRGYGKISLGKAFEVSSNTVVTQAVYKAYNKNPKAFTDKMKTFGFNATLGIDLKGEPKSYIPVPGDKNWSKIALPWMAYGYGILVTPLQTLTLYNAIANNGEMVKPQFVKEIRDVNKVIKTFDKEVLNPQIVKPKVVNEMQAVMKNVVIRGTGKGLYSPDFSMAGKTGTAQMNYGKSGGIYYASSFVGYFPAENPKYSCIVVIHRPTKHSYYGGDVAGPVFKRIAQKIFSDVPSLKEIKNIETPLKKASSSYKKYYANVKQSGNSMPNVLGLPAMDAVAILENLGLRVQTIGFGKVVKQSVTTGERIAKKQTIILELS, encoded by the coding sequence ATGGGAATAGCTAAAAACGAAAATAACAGAATATATTATGTTTTCTTCGGTATGCTTACCATAGGTATTGCCATATTTATTAAACTAAGCATTATACAGTTTAAAGAAGGAGAACAATGGAGAAGTAAAGCCGATAGTTTAACTATTAAAGATGAAATTATTCCTGCAAACCGCGGAAACATCTATTCGGCCGATGGTAGCTTATTAGCAACATCTATTCCAAAATACACCATCTATTTTGATCCAATGGCACCTTCAACAGAAAATTTTGAAAAATACATTGAACCTTTTTCAGATTCATTAGCTCATTTGCTTCAAAAAAAATCGGCAAGTGCCTATAAATCTTATTTCAGAAAAGCACGTTCAAACAAAAAAAGATACATACACATCGCTACCAAATTAAGTTACTCACAGTACATGAAACTTAAATCGTTTCCACTGTTTAATTTAGGAAAGTATAAAGGCGGTATGATTGTAAACCAAGTACACGTACGTGAATATCCTATGGGAATGATTGCTAACAGAACCATTGGTTATGAGCGTATAAATGACGATCGCACGATAACTCGAAAAGGAATTGAGGCTGCTTTTACCGATTATTTAACTGGAAAAGAAGGCAGAAGAAAAGTGCAAAAAATGTCGAAAAATCTTTGGAAACCAATTCGCGACGAAAACGAAATAGAACCAAAAGATGGTTACGATATTACCACAACTATTGATGTGTACATACAAGATATTGCACACCATGCGCTGTTAAGTTCTTTACAATATTACGAAGCCGATCATGGAACCGTAGTGGTTATGGAAACTAATACGGGGCAAATAAAAGCCATATCAAACCTTGGGAAAATTGGTGATGGTTCTTACAGAGAAACCGTTAATTATGCCGTTTTAGAACGTCACGACCCTGGATCAACATTCAAACTGGCATCTTATTTAGCATTATTAGATGATGAAAAAGCCGATACAGCAACAGTGTACGATACACATAATGGTATTGTAATGTTTTCGGGCAGAAAAGTACGCGATTCTAATCACCGTGGATATGGAAAAATTTCGTTAGGCAAAGCTTTTGAAGTTTCATCGAACACCGTTGTTACACAAGCAGTTTACAAAGCTTATAACAAAAACCCAAAAGCTTTTACAGACAAAATGAAAACTTTTGGTTTTAATGCAACTTTAGGCATTGATCTTAAAGGCGAACCAAAATCATACATTCCTGTACCAGGTGATAAAAACTGGAGTAAAATTGCGTTACCATGGATGGCTTACGGATACGGTATTTTAGTTACCCCTTTACAAACACTTACGCTTTATAATGCTATTGCAAATAACGGCGAAATGGTAAAACCACAATTTGTAAAAGAAATTCGAGATGTTAACAAAGTAATTAAAACCTTTGACAAAGAAGTTTTAAACCCGCAAATTGTAAAACCTAAAGTTGTAAACGAAATGCAAGCGGTTATGAAAAACGTTGTAATAAGAGGTACTGGAAAAGGCTTGTATTCACCCGATTTTTCAATGGCTGGTAAAACAGGTACAGCACAAATGAATTATGGCAAAAGTGGTGGTATCTATTACGCATCATCGTTTGTTGGATATTTTCCAGCAGAAAACCCAAAATATTCATGCATCGTAGTAATTCATCGTCCAACAAAACATAGTTATTATGGTGGTGACGTTGCAGGACCAGTTTTTAAACGTATTGCACAGAAAATTTTCTCTGACGTACCATCGTTAAAGGAAATAAAAAATATAGAAACACCCTTAAAAAAAGCTTCTAGTAGTTACAAAAAATACTATGCAAATGTAAAACAAAGCGGTAATAGCATGCCAAACGTATTGGGCTTACCTGCAATGGACGCAGTTGCAATTTTAGAAAATTTAGGATTGCGTGTACAAACAATAGGCTTTGGTAAAGTGGTAAAACAATCTGTAACAACAGGCGAAAGAATAGCAAAAAAACAAACCATAATATTAGAATTAAGTTGA